The genomic DNA TGGTTGTGCCAGATCGGGGTGGGGAAGGCCATGTGATTGGGCACCACGTCGACGATCAGACCCATGCCATGGGCGTGGGCGGCCGCCGCCAGGCGCCGCAGCGCCGCCTCCCCGCCGATCTCGGCGCTGATCCGGGAGTGGTCGACGACGTCGTAGCCGTGGGTGGAGCCCGGAGCGGCCTGCAGCACCGGGGAGCAGAACACGTGGCCCACGCCGAGCCGGGCGAGGTACGGGACCAGGCCGGCGGCGTCGTCGGCGGTGAATCCCGCGTGCAGCTGCAGACGATACGTCGAGGTGGGAACGTTCGCGTCGGCGCTCACGGTGCTCTCGGTGCTCACGGAACTCTCCATTACCCCGGGTGCCGGGCCCGGACGGGTCGGTGGGTCAGGCGCGGGCGGGCTGCTCGTTCCGCTCGTCGGCGGAGGGGTCCTCGGCCACATCCATCGGCGGGCGCATGAGCACCAGCAGCGAGTGGCTCGGGCGCGAGATGGTCTCGTCGCCGGTGAAGGTGGTGCCGACCTCGACGGTGTCCCCGGTGCCGAGGACGACCTTCCAGCGCTCGCCGTGATCGGCGGGAGGGAGCGTGAAGTCGACGGCATTGCCCGAGGCGTTGAACAGCAGCAGCGCCGAGTCGTCGACGAGGCGTTGGCCGCGCAGGTTCGGTTCGGGGATGGCGGAACCGTTGAGGAAAACGACCAGGCACTTGTTCTGCGCCGAGTCCCAGTCCTCGGCGGTCATGGGGGTCCCATCGGTGCCGATCCATTCCACGTCCGGGAGGGTGGAGTCGGCGTCGTCGCGCACGATGCCCTGCAGGAACCGCCGGCGCCGGAAGATCGGGTGCTCGGTGCGCAGCGCGATCATCTTCTGCGTGAACCAGAGCATCTCCATCTGGTCCGTCTCTAGCTCCCAGACCATCCAGGAGATCTCGTTGTCCTGGCAGTAGGTGTTGTTGTTGCCGCCCTGGGTGCGCCCCATCTCGTCCCCGTGCAGGATCATCGGCACGCCCTGGCTGACCAGGAGAGTGGCCATGAGGTTCTTGGCCCGGCGCAGCCGCAGCGCTCGCACCTCCTCGTCCTCGCTGGGTCCCTCGACGCCGGAGTTCCAGGAGCGGTTGTGGCTCTCGCCGTCCTGGCCGTCCTCGCCGTTGGCCTGGTTGTGCCGGTCGTTGTAGGAGACCAGGTCGCGCAGCGTGAATCCGTCGTGCGCGGTCACGAAGTTGATCGAGGCGATCGGGGTGCGGCCGGTGTGCTGGTACAGGTCCGAGCTGCCGGCCAGGCGGGAGGTGAAGTCGCCCAGCATGTCGGGCTCGGAGCGGTGGAAGTCCCGCACGGTGTCGCGATAGCGGCCGTTCCATTCCGACCACAACGGAGGGAAGCCTCCGACCTGGTAGCCGCCCTCACCGAGGTCCCACGGCTCCGCGATCAGCTTGACCTGCGAGATCACCGGGTCCTGCTGGATGATGTCGAAGAAGGACGAGAGCCGGTCCACCTCGTGCAACTCACGGGCGAGCGTGGAGGCGAGATCGAAGCGGAACCCGTCCACGTGCATATCGGTCACCCAGTACCGCAGCGAGTCCATGATCAGCTGCAGCACGTGCGGGGTGCGCATCAGCAGCGAGTTCCCGGTGCCGGTGGTGTCGTAGTAGTACGCCCGATCGTCCTCGACCAGGCGGTAGTAGGCGGTGTTGTCGATGCCCCGGAAGCAGAGCGTCGGGCCCATCTGGTTGCCCTCGGCGGTGTGGTTGTAGACCACGTCGAGGATGACCTCGATACCCGCCTCGTGCAGATTCTTCACCATCTGCTTGAACTCCTGGACCTGCTGGCCACGATCTCCCGCGTAGGAGTACTCGTTGTGCGGGGCGAAGAAGCCGATGGTGTTGTAGCCCCAGTAGTTGCGCAGGCCCTTCTCCACCAAGTGCCCGTCCTGGACGAACTGATGGACGGGCATCAGCTCGATCGCGGTGACCCCGAGCTCGGTGAGGTGCTCGATGATCGAGGGGTGGCCCATTGCCACGTAGGTGCCGCGGATGTTGTCGTCGATGTCCGGGTGCCGCATCGTCAGGCCCTTGACGTGGGCCTCGTAGATGACGGTGTCGTGATACTCGTGCGCCGGCGGATGGTCGTTCCCCCAGTCGAAGAAGGGGGAGACGACCACCGAATGCATGGTGTGCTCGGCGGAGTCCTCGGTGCTGCGTTGCTCGGGATCCTCGAAGCTGTAGCTGAACAGCGACTGGTGGTTGCTCGCCATTCCCGCGATCGCCTTCGCGTACGGGTCCAGCAGCAGCTTGGAGGGGTCGCAGCGGTGCCCCGCCTCCGGCTCGTAGGGTCCGTGGACGCGGTAGCCGTAGCGCTGCCCGGGTTGCACCGCGGGGAGGTAGACGTGCCAGACGAAGGCGTCGACCTCGGTGACCTCGACGCGACGCTCGGCGCCGTCGTCGATCAGGCACAGCTCGACGCGCTCGGCCACCTCCGAGAAGAGGGCGAAGTTGGTGCCGGAGCCGTCGAAGGTGGCGCCCAGGGGGTAGGACTGGCCGGTCCAGATCTGCATGGGCCCACAGTAACCGGGCCCGAGCGCGCCACGGTCGCAGGCCGTGGCGCCGCCGGCCCACGAGAAGGACCCCGGCCGATCGGCCGGGGTCCTCGAGGTGGGCGATACTGGGTTCGAACCAGTGACCTCTTCCGTGTCAGGGAAGCGCGCTACCGCTGCGCCAATCGCCCGGTGCGTCCGAGGACGCGGGGGAGGGACGGAGCGGACGACCGGATTCGAACCGGCGACCCTCACCTTGGCAAGGTGATGCTCTACCAACTGAGCTACGTCCGCACATCGGCCAGGCCGACGAAGGAATACTCTAGGTGGGGCGCGGCCTGCGCGCAAATGCTGATGGCCTGCAGTGTCGGAGGTCACGAGCGGATGGATGTGCCGGGAATCGGTGGTGCGCGGGGGCTCCCGACAGCCTGCGCCGGCACGATGTAGGTCACATCGGATGTGGTCATCGAGGCCCGCGGACCTCGTGTAAGCTTCTTCGAGTCCGCTCAGGAGAGCGGCGAAGCACCTTCGGGCGATTGGCGCAGTGGTAGCGCGCTTCCTTCACACGGAAGAGGTCACTGGTTCGAACCCAGTATCGCCCACGACGGGATCCTCGGATCCCGTTCCTGCGGACGTAGCTCAGCTGGTAGAGCATCACCTTGCCAAGGTGAGGGTCGCCGGTTCGAATCCGGTCGTCCGCTCCGGGGGAACGGCGCGCCCGACCTTGTCGTCGGGAGCGCCGTTCCGCATGATGCACGCGCATCTCCGGTGGGTTGGCCGAGTGGTTAGGCAACGGCCTGCAAAGCCGTGTACACGGGTTCGAATCCCGTACCCACCTCCATCGTGGGCCGCGAGTCTGCGAGGAGGGCGATTGGCGCAGCGGTAGCGCGCTTCCCTGACACGGAAGAGGTCACTGGTTCGAACCCAGTATCGCCCACCACCACGGAAGGGCCCCGGTCTGCGGACCGGGGCCCTTCGTCGTCCCCAGCGGTCGGGCCTGCGCTGCTGCCGGCCGGACTTCACCGTCTCCTCCGGCTCCGCCCCTGTGGCCCCGGACAGCCGTCGGGCCGGGCCGTTCCGGGCCGCCCCGCGCGAGGCGCCGGCCCATCTCCCGGCCCCGGACAGTACGAGAGCCCCCGGCGGATCGCCGGGGCTCTCGTGCGTGTACTGCCGGGAGGTCAGTTTCCTGAGGGATCCTTCCCCTCGTCCACGGGCTCCTGGGGCGAGGGGTCGGCGGGGGCGCTGATCTCGTCGGCGCCGTCCTGCTCCGTCGCGTCGTGCGAGCGGTGCAGCGGCTTCACGTCGATGACGGCCTCCACAGTCCTCAGCTCGAAGGGCTCGCCGTCGTGACGGTCGATGCCCTGGGCGACCGAGTCCTCGAGCACGTGCCGCGCGATCTGATTGCGGATCATCATCGGGTCCCTGGAGAGGTCCTTCCAGAGCGCGACGCACAGCAGCAGCATCACGAGCACGAACGGGAGCGAGGCGACGATCGTGATGTTCTGCAATCCGTTCAACGCCTCGGCCGGTTGGTCACCGCCGGCCAGCAGCATGATCGCCGCGACCGCGCCGGTCGCCACACCCCAGAAGATCACTGCCTTCTTGGTCGGCTCTTCGGCGCCGTGCTCGGACAGACCGCCCATCACGATCGAGGCGGAGTCCGCACCGGTGACGAAGAAGATTGCCACCAGCACCACGGCGAGGGCCATGAGCAGGAAGACGACGATGCCGCCCACCGGGAGCTTCTGCAGGGTGTCGAAGAGGATCAGGTCGGTGTTGATGTCCGGCACCAGCGTGCTCGGGTCGTCCTCGCTGGGGATGAGCTTGGCGAGCATCCCCCCCGGGATCCTGAGCGGCCTCCGCGCGCTCCTGGAGGCCGATAGCCCCGCCACCGAAGATCGAGAACCACAGCAGCGAGACCACGGACGGGACCAGCAGCACGCCGACGACGAACTGACGGATGGTGCGGCCGCGGGAGATGCGGCCGATGAACAGACCCACGAAGGGCGACCAGGAGACCCACCACGCCCAGTAGAAGATCGTGTACGAGCTCATCCACTCGGCCAGGGACTCGTCGCCGGAGACCGAGGTGCGCGAGGCCATCTGCGGGAGATCGGCCACGAAGCCGCCGACGGCGTTGGGGACGACGTTGAGGATGAACAGCGTGGGCCCGCCGATGAAGACGATGACCGCCAGCAGCAGCGCGAGCACCATGTTGATGTTCGACAGCCACTGGATGCCGCGCTCGATGCCCGAGACCGCGGACGCCACGAAGCACGCGGTCAGGATGGCGATGATCAGCACCAGGAGAGTGGAGCCGGTCTGGGCGACCAGGCCGGTGGAGGTGAGCCCGCCACCGATCTGGAGGGCACCGAGGCCTAGGGAGCAGGCCGAGCCGAACAGCGTCGCGAGGATCGCGAGGATGTTGATGATCTTGCCGCCGACGCTCTGGGAGACGCGCTCACCGAAGAGCGAGGCGAACATGTTGGAGAAGAGCTGGGTGCGGCCCAGTCGGAAGGTGCCGTAGGCCATGCCCAGACCGACGATCGCGTACATGGCCCAGGGGTACAGGGTCCAGTGGAACAGGGTCGTGCCCATCGCGGTGGTGACGGCTTCCGGCGTCTGGCCCTCTACGGTCCCCGGCGGCGGGGACATGTAGAAGTACAGCGACTCTGCGACACCGTTGAAGATGAGGCCGATGCCCATGCCCGTCGCGAACATCATGGAGATCCACGAGGCCGTCCGGAACTGGGGCTCCTCACCGTCGCGCCCGAGGGGGATGCGCCCGAAGCGGCTGAAGGCCACGACGAGCACGAAGAGCGTGAAGACGGAGGCCGCGATGACGTACAGCCAGCTGAAGTTCGACATGACGAAGTCGAGGGCGGATGCCGCCGAGGACCCGAGCGAGGTCGAGGAGATCACGCCCCAGAGGATGAATCCGAGGGCGAGGGCGCCGGCGCTGCCGAAAACGACCCAGTCGGTGCCCTGCGTCGGCTTCTTGCGGCGCTTGGGCTTCGCACTGCGGAGGTCGTCGAGGAGCTCCTTGGTGGTCTGCGTGTTCTGACTCATAGGGGAACGTCCGTCCTGCGGGCGCCGACGTCGACTGGCAGGCGGGACGGGCTCTTCTGGGGGAGGGGATGCGGAACCTGCCCACAATAGTTCTCGACGCCGCAGGTGCCCAGTTGTCCCGGGCCGAGGGGAGTTGTCTGTGCCGAGGCTCAGGCGGGAAGATCGCGGCGACGCAGCGCCAGCAGGCCAGCCGCCACGAACCCGACCGAGAGGAGAGGCAGTAGGACGTAGGGGGTCCAGGTGGCCTGGTAGTGGGGATTGACATGTGCGAACGGCGAGACCAGCAGAAACAGCAGCTCTGGGACCAGGCCGGTCTTCACCGCGATCTCCGTGAAAATGCCGATGCCGAGCAACGACCAGCTCACCGCGGCAGCACGGCGCGGCACCACACTGTGGGCGAGGATGGTGATCCCGACCAGCACCCAGATAGCGGGCGCCAAGGACACGGTGAACGTGGTGAACCGTGCGATGTCGGCTCCATAGTGCCCGCCGCCGAGGCCGGACCCGATTCCGACAGCAATCCCAAGAACGATCAGCAGCAGGACCGGGTAGAGGAAGCCGGCGATCGCATGCGCCAATGCCCAGGTGCGGCGCCGAAGAGGGCCGGACAGGAGTAGTTCCGCCGTGCCCGCGGTCTCTTCCCGACGGATCTGCAGGGTCGCGTAGAGGGCGTGCCCGGCGATGGGGAAGACGAAGACCAAGATGACGTAGGTGAAGAAGGTGTCTTCCGGCGCCACACCCAGGTCGGTCCCCATGGCGCGCACCCATTCCGTGTCGGCATAGGCGGACATCGTGTCGGCTCCGATGTAGCCGATCGCCAGGGCGATGACCGCGACTGCGAGCGCCCACACGGTGAGGGAGGCGCGGTCCAGGCGCCATAACAGCGACGGCACCGAGCGAAGCCACCAGGCGCCGTGTTCGCGGCCACGTGATGTGGGTACCAGGCTCCGCCCCAGGTCGCGACGAGCGGCGAGATGGAACGAGGCCACCACGCTCAGCGTGACAGCTGCCAGGGCGGGCAGCAGCGTCCACCAGCGTTCGTCGGCGAAGGGTCGGAGGTTCTCCCACCATCCCTGGGGTACGACCCGGGTGAGCCACAGTGCGCCCTCCTCCATTGCCGCACCCGCGCCACGAATCAGGTGGAAGACGTAGAAGGTAGCGAAGGCCAGTCCGACCACGCCGCCGACTCCGGTCAGCAGCTGGGCTGCGATGGCGGCCAGACCCGCTCCTGTCCACACCGCCAGCGCCGTGATCAACGCCAGAGCGAGCGAGCCCGCCCACGGCATTCCGATGGCGATCAGGCCGCAGGTGATCACTATGGCGAGCAGCGCGCCCGTCACCATGGTCAGAGTCAGCGCGGCCGCCAGGTCTGCGCGGCGTCCCAGGGGAGTACCGGCCAGGAGGTCGCGGCGCCCGGCCGACTCTTCGCCCCTGGTGGTGCGGGCTACCAGCAGGATCGCCCCGAGGGCGGCACACATCGTGCCACCGGCGAAGGCTTGTTGCGCGGCCAACGCTTCGGCGGTGTCGGAGAACGCCCTGCTCTGGAACAGGACGAACATCGGCACGCTGTGCAGCTGCTCCCACCGGTCGGCTCGATCCTGCGCCGTCGGATACGTCGTTCCGGCCGCTGCCATCCCGCCGAGGACAATGCCTGTGGTGATCATCGACCAGGCCACCAGCAATACCCGGTCACGGCGCATGGCCAGGCGCACCAGCTGCCTGGTGCCGGGCGGCAGTCCTACTCGCCGGCCGGCCTTGAGCGGACGTGTGCCGGCGGCCGGAGCCCGGAGGGCGGTGTGATCCCGGTCTTCGACGCTGGTCATGATCGTGCTTCCCGGCCGTGGGCGGGCACGGCTGTGTCGGGCACGTAGTGGCGCAGGAAGAGTTCCTCCAGCGTGGGTCGGGCCGCTGCGAGGTCGCGAACACCCAGGTGAGCCAATGCGTCGCACAGGGATGTGAGGGCGCCGGAGTCCACCTGCAGGTGGACTCGTGATCCGTCCACGCTCACCTCGTGGACGCCCGGCATGTCCGCGAGTTCCTCAGGACTCGACCTGACGTCGGCGGTGACCATGACCCGGGAGAGTTGACGCAGCTCAGCCAGACTGCCGGTCTCGACAGTGCGACCGGCCCGCACGATCGTCACGTGGTCGCAGAGTGCTTCGACCTCGGACAGAATATGGCTCGAGAGCAGAACAGTGCGACCACGGTCCCGCTCCTCGAAGATGGTCCGGCGGAAGGCTTCCTCCATGAGCGGGTCGAGCCCGGAGGTGGGCTCGTCCAGCACCAGTAGTTCGGTATCTGCGGCAAGTGCCGCCACCAGCGCGACCTTCTGACGGTTACCGGTGGAATACGCGCCGCCTCGGGTGGCCAGATCCAGGTCGAACCGATCTACGAGCTCGGCGCGCCGTAACCGGTCGTCGCCACCGCGCATCCGGGCTAGCAGGTCGATGATCTCGCCCCCAGACAGACGGGGCCACAGGGTGACGTCTGCGGGGACGTAGGCCAGCCGGTGGTGCAGATCCGCCGCGTCGCGCCAAGGGTCCCCCTCGAGCAGCTGGACAGTCCCGGACTCGGCACGGGTCAGACCGAGCAGGATGCGCAAAGTGGTGGTCTTCCCGGCGCCGTTGGGACCGAGGAACCCGTGCACCTCACCGGGACGGACGCGCAGCATCAATCCGTCCAGTGCTCTCGTGGACCCGAAGTGCTTGACAAGGCCGGAGACATCGATCGCCGGTGACATCACGGCAAGCCTCCGGAGGTGCGGCGGGACTCTTCGGACACCTCGCTGAGGCCGTCAGCTAGCTGCTTCCCGTTCTCGGCCGCGAAGAATTCGCCGAGGGTCGAGTACAGGGTGGTCATCGCTGCACCGACACGAGGTGCGTGGGCGGGGTCGAGGCTGTCGACTCCGATACGCCGGGACAGGTGCACGTGCAGCACGAGCGGGCCCAGGTGCATGCTGCTCATCACTGCCGCGGCGTCCCGGGTGGCCGGTGAACCCGGCGGGAACTGGTCAGGCCACCTCTCGGACAGGAAGCGCTCAGCCAGCTTGGAACCGACCTCGTAGAGCTCGGCAGCGGACCGCGACCCTTCGACCAGAGCGCGCGCCAGGTACCGGACCTCTGCCCGCGTCGAGTGATACATCCCTGTGACGAACTCGGGTGGGATGGACTCGTCGGCCAGTGCTCGATGCGCCTGGTCGAGGAGGGCCCCGATGGCGTGGATGTCGCAGGCTGCGAGCAATCCGTCCTTGGAACCGAAATAGTGTCGGATCAGACCCGTGGAGACACCCGCTTCGGCAGCGATGACCTGCACAGTCGCGCCCTTGGCTCCATGGTGGGCGTAGACCGACATCGCGGCATCGCGGAGGCGAGCTCGAGCGGTCTGATCGGAATCCGGGGCAATTGCTGCGGAGGACATCATCCGTCCAAGCTACACAGTTATGTAGTAAGCAACAAGAGTGTGTAGCGGAGGGAGTGGGTCCTCGGTGCACGCGTCCGCCGCACACGGCTCCCCTGGACGGTCGTCAGCGGTTGCGGACGAGATTCTGAGCAGCTCCGCCGCTGGTGGTTGCCCTTGCGGCACCGCCCGAGCGTGATGCCTGCCTTCGCACACGGAACCACGAAGGAGGCCGCCCGTCATGGCGGCCTCCTTCACGGTTCGGGCTCCTTCACGGTATGGGGCGTGTCCCTGCCGGGCACGCCCCGAGGGTCACTCGGTATCCGTGGGGCCGGATCCCGTCTGACCAGATCGCCGCCCGGCGCGGTCCGTCGTCCGCTCGGACGGCTTCTCCGAGCGGGAGCGTCCGAAGACGCCGCGGGTGCGCTCCAGCCGGTAATCGATCCGGTTGTCCAGGTACTCGCCGAATCCTTCGTCGTTCGGGAGCGTCGCGTTGACCTCGCCGGTGATGTGGCGGGTCACGGTCTCCATGCGCCGGATCTGCTCGTGCTGTTTCAGCACGGCCTCGTCGAGGCTCAATGCCTTGACCAGCGCGACGCACATGAGCACCAGGATGATGCTGAACGGCAGTGCCGTAACGAGCGAACCTGCCTGGAGGGACTCGAGGCCTCCCGAGAGCAGGAGGGCGGCCGCAAGCAGCCCCTCGAGCAGCGCCCACACCACGCGGGACCAGATCGGTGGGTTGGGGTGGCCGCCGGAGGCGAGCATGTCCACCACGAGCGAGCCGGAATCCGAGGAGGTGATGAAGAAGATCGCCACCAGGATGATGCCCAGTACCGACAGCAGGCCGGTCAGGGGGAAGTTCTCGAAGATGCGGAACATGGACTCCTCCGCGGTGATGTCGCCGAGGTCACCTGCGCCGAACCACTGGCGGAACAGGCCATTGCCGCCCCAGATGGAGAACCAAATCATGCCCACGAGGGAGGGGACCAGGAGCACGCCGGCGATGAATTCGCGCACCGTCCTGCCCTTGGAGATGCGGGCAATGAAGACGCCGACGAAGGGGGCCCAGGCGATCCACCAGCCCCAGTAGAACAAGGTGTTGCCGGCCCACCACGACTGCGCGTCCGCCGAGCGGTTGTACGCGCCGACGTCCAGCGTCATGTGAAAGATGTTCGCGAAGTAGACGCCCAGTGACTCCACGAAGTTCTGGAGCAGGAAGACCGTCGGGCCGAAGACCAGCGCAGTGATCATCAGCAGCCCGGCGAGGCTGAGGTTGGCGTTCGAGAGCCACTTGATCCCGACGCCGACGCCGCTGACCACGGACGCGGTGGCCAGGAGGGTGATCACGACGATCAGGATCATGAGGAAGGTATTGCTGGCGCCATCGATCAGACCGATCGAGGTTAGTCCCGCGCCGATCTGCTGGACGCCCAGGCCCAGCGAAGTGGCGATGCCAAACACGGTGCCGAAAATGGCCAGGACATCGATGACATCGCCGACCCAGCCCTTGACGCGCTCGCCGAAGATCGGCTCGAGCGCCCAGCGGATGGAGACCGGGCGGCCCCGGCGGTGAATGGCGTAAGCGATGGCCAGGCCGATGATGGCATAGGTCGCCCAGGGGTGCAGTCCCCAGTGCATGAATGTCTGTGCCATGGCCAGGCCCGAGAGCTCGACGCCCTCGCCCTCCCAGCCGGGCTTGACGGCGCTGGTGGTGTAACTAAGCGGCTCGGCGACACCGTAGAAGACCAGCCCGATCCCCATGCCGGCCGCGAACAGCATCGCGAACCAAGAGAAGAGGCCGAAATCCGGACGGTCCTCGTCGCGGCCCAGGCGGATACGGCCGAAGGAGGACAGAGCAAGGATGATCGAGAAGACCACGAAGATGCCGATCACCAGCATGTAGAACCAGCCCAGATCCGCCACGATCCAGTTCTGCGCACCGTTCATCACGGTGCTGGAGGTCTCAGGGAAGATGATCGCCAGCAGCGCGACGGCGAGGATGATCAGCAGGGCGGGCCAGAACACGGCCGGGGCGATCACGCCCTTGCCGATGCGTGCGCCCTGTCGGCGCAGCTTCTCGGTGATCTCGTCGTCGCTGTCGTCTTCGCCGATCTGCATCGAGCGGGGCAGGTGCACGGTCTGGGGCAGGTGCTCCGGCCACGCGGTGGGGGAGGTATCCGGCGCGGTGGGGTTCCTGCCTGCCGAGGTGTCCTCACCGGTCTCGGGAGTTCCGGTGGTGTTCATCGGGTTCCGTCCTGTCGAAGTCATAGGTGTTCTCTACTGTGCCGAGTACTCAGAGTTCCTTCAACCAGACCGTACGATCTGAGTGCGGTCTGGACGTCGACCCATTTGACCCTGGAAAACTCGTGATCTGGACACGCACAGATGGTCGGGGTCACGCGGACGAGGTGAAGGTTTCCTGTCGCGAGCCCAGGTCCGGGTGGGGATGGGCTCCTTCCTGGGGGAGGGATGCGGAACCTGCCCACCATAGCCCTCGGTGCGGCAGGTGCCCAGGTGCGCGGCCGCCGGGAGCAGGGAACTCCGCGTCAGGTGGGTGCCCGAGGTCACGTCGGATGCGGTGAGTCCAGCCACGTCGGTCGAGGGGTTCGGCCCGGGGCCCGCTCCCGGATAGCATCGTCGGTGGAGCCGGCATCGTCGGCCGGCTCGACCCGAGAACAAGGAGCATCCCCGTGGCCCAGATCGCCATCACCCTGGACGGTTCACCTCAGCGGCTCGAGGAGGCGACCACGGGCACCACGCTCTTCGAGGGCCGGAGCGAGATCATCGCCCTGCGGATCGACGGCGAGCTGCGTGACCTGGCCACTGCCGTGGCCGACGGTCAGGTGGTCGAGGGCGTCGAGCTCTCCAGCGAGGACGGGCTGTCGATCCTCCGTCACAGCGCCGCCCATGTGCTCGCCCAGGCGGTGCAGAAGGCGAACCCCGAGGCGACGCTCGGCATCGGCCCGCCGATCACCGACGGCTTCTACTACGACTTCGACGTTGCCGAGCCCTTCACCCCCGAGTCCCTCAAGGCGCTCGAGAAGGAGATGGGCCGCATCGTCAAGGAGGGGCAGCGCTTCGTCCGCCGCGAGATCAGCGACGACGACGCCCGCGTCGAGGAGGCCTCCGAGCCCTACAAGCTGGAGCTGATCGGATTGAAGTCGACGGCCGACGACGCCGCCGAGGGCGCGAACGTCGAGGTCGGCGAGGGCGGTCTGACCATGTACGACAACGTCAACCGCCGGGGCGAGGTGGTGTGGACCGATCTGTGCCGCGGACCTCACCTGCCCACCACCAAGCTGATCGGGAACGGCTTCGCCCTCACCCGCTCGGCGGCCGCCTACTGGCGCGGCAGCGAGAAGAACCCGATGCTGCAGCGCGTCTACGGCACCGCCTGGCCCAGCAAGGACGAGCTGCGCGCCTACCAGGAGCGGGTCGCCGAGGCCGAGCGCCGCGACCACCGCCGCCTGGGCAGCGAGCTGGACCTGTTCTCCTTCCCCGACGAGATCGGTTCGGGGCTGCCGGTGTTCCACCCCAAGGGCGCCATGATCCGGATGGAGATGGAGGACTACTCCCGCCGCCGCCACGTCGAGGCCGGTTACTCCTTCGTCTCCACCCCGCACATCACCAAGAAGAACCTCTTCGAGACCTCCAAGCACCTGGAGTGGTACGCCGACGGCATGTACCCGCCGATGCACATGGACGAGGAGGCCGACGCCGACGGCAACGTCACCAAGCAGGGCCAGGACTATTACCTCAAGCCCATGAACTGTCCGATGCACAACCTCGTCTACCGCTCCCGGGGCCGCTCCTACCGCGAGCTCCCGCTGCGACTGTTCGAGTTCGGGCACGTCTACCGCTACGAGAAGTCCGGCGTGGTGCACGGCCTGACCCGCGCCCGCGGCTTCACCCAGGACGATGCCCACATCTACTGCAGCCGCGAGCAGATGAAGGAGGAGATCTCCCGCACCCTCGACTTCGTGCTCGGGCTGCTCAAGGACTACGGGCTGGACGACTTCTACCTCGAGCTGTCCACCCGCGACCCCGAGAAGTCCGTCGGCGACGACTCCAGCTGGGAGGAGGCCACGACCACCCTCGAGGAGGTCGCCACCGCCTCCGGCCTGGACCTGGTGCCCGATCCGGGCGGTGCCGCCTTCTACGGCCCCAAGATCTCGGTCCAGGCCAAGGACGCGATCGGT from Brachybacterium sacelli includes the following:
- the thrS gene encoding threonine--tRNA ligase; translation: MAQIAITLDGSPQRLEEATTGTTLFEGRSEIIALRIDGELRDLATAVADGQVVEGVELSSEDGLSILRHSAAHVLAQAVQKANPEATLGIGPPITDGFYYDFDVAEPFTPESLKALEKEMGRIVKEGQRFVRREISDDDARVEEASEPYKLELIGLKSTADDAAEGANVEVGEGGLTMYDNVNRRGEVVWTDLCRGPHLPTTKLIGNGFALTRSAAAYWRGSEKNPMLQRVYGTAWPSKDELRAYQERVAEAERRDHRRLGSELDLFSFPDEIGSGLPVFHPKGAMIRMEMEDYSRRRHVEAGYSFVSTPHITKKNLFETSKHLEWYADGMYPPMHMDEEADADGNVTKQGQDYYLKPMNCPMHNLVYRSRGRSYRELPLRLFEFGHVYRYEKSGVVHGLTRARGFTQDDAHIYCSREQMKEEISRTLDFVLGLLKDYGLDDFYLELSTRDPEKSVGDDSSWEEATTTLEEVATASGLDLVPDPGGAAFYGPKISVQAKDAIGRTWQLSTIQLDFFEPELFELEYTATDGSRQRPVMIHRALFGSIERFFGVLLEHYAGAFPVWLAPVQVVGVPVAAEYVPYLEEVAATLRARGVRVEVDSSDDRMQKKIRTHTKEKVPYLLIAGGEDQDKGAVSFRMRDGSQDNGIAVEEAVDRIVAAIADKVQV
- a CDS encoding BCCT family transporter — encoded protein: MNTTGTPETGEDTSAGRNPTAPDTSPTAWPEHLPQTVHLPRSMQIGEDDSDDEITEKLRRQGARIGKGVIAPAVFWPALLIILAVALLAIIFPETSSTVMNGAQNWIVADLGWFYMLVIGIFVVFSIILALSSFGRIRLGRDEDRPDFGLFSWFAMLFAAGMGIGLVFYGVAEPLSYTTSAVKPGWEGEGVELSGLAMAQTFMHWGLHPWATYAIIGLAIAYAIHRRGRPVSIRWALEPIFGERVKGWVGDVIDVLAIFGTVFGIATSLGLGVQQIGAGLTSIGLIDGASNTFLMILIVVITLLATASVVSGVGVGIKWLSNANLSLAGLLMITALVFGPTVFLLQNFVESLGVYFANIFHMTLDVGAYNRSADAQSWWAGNTLFYWGWWIAWAPFVGVFIARISKGRTVREFIAGVLLVPSLVGMIWFSIWGGNGLFRQWFGAGDLGDITAEESMFRIFENFPLTGLLSVLGIILVAIFFITSSDSGSLVVDMLASGGHPNPPIWSRVVWALLEGLLAAALLLSGGLESLQAGSLVTALPFSIILVLMCVALVKALSLDEAVLKQHEQIRRMETVTRHITGEVNATLPNDEGFGEYLDNRIDYRLERTRGVFGRSRSEKPSERTTDRAGRRSGQTGSGPTDTE